A stretch of Brassica rapa cultivar Chiifu-401-42 chromosome A08, CAAS_Brap_v3.01, whole genome shotgun sequence DNA encodes these proteins:
- the LOC103834817 gene encoding protein translation factor SUI1 homolog 1 has translation MSELDSQVPTAFDPFADANAEDSGAGTKEYVHIRVQQRNGRKSLTTVQGLKKDYSYTKILKDLKKEFCCNGTVVQDSELGQVIQLQGDQRKNVSTFLVQAGLVKKDNIKIHGF, from the exons ATGTCTGAACTTGATTCCCAGGTCCCTACTGCCTTCG accCGTTTGCTGATGCGAATGCTGAGGACTCAGGTGCGGGAACAAAAGAGTACGTCCACATCCGTGTGCAGCAGCGTAATGGTAGGAAAAGCTTGACTACTGTCCAGGGGCTGAAGAAAGACTACAGCTACACCAAGATACTTAAGGATCTCAAGAAAGAGTTCTGTTGCAACGGAACTGTCGTTCAAGACTCTGAACTTGGACAG GTTATTCAGCTTCAAGGCGACCAGAGGAAGAACGTCTCCACGTTCCTAGTCCAG GCTGGGCTTGTGAAGAAGGACAACATCAAGATCCATGGTTTCTGA
- the LOC103834816 gene encoding COBRA-like protein 11, giving the protein MLCLSISLKLFDHLSSFSPFPLSCVLRNLGNTVEMKKIRYVHLNLLLLLIPLINLLLFPTPSLAQDYGEDAEKKDTPPPGLARCNGVYMSYNSGGREKLYPRTKNVTAQAWSFKATAMIVNTGTEEVKGWEMFVGYRHREIIVSATGAVSSDGDFPYDASNGTTFIGSPNTDLKTSIETAGDYTQISTNIEITGTLFGGRGTATPLPRTIKLVNDGWECPAANSKGGTMQVCCKRNPKFKAKEKKKTKFMRRRHGDLNIIYDVLQAYTSNYMAQVTIDNDSPLGRLDHWNLTWEWMRGEFIHSLRGAYSVEKNPSECLHSKAGQFYGDLDFSQVATCQKKPIIKDLPAERKDDKLLGKLPFCCKNGTLLPAHMDSSKSRAIFQLQVYKVPPDQNRTAFFPPQHWKIDGIVNPQYKCGTPIRVDATGFPDPSGLQATTYAFASWQVVCNITKPKPKAARCCVSYSAFYNDSAIPCNTCACGCGDIDTDTCNANARPLLLPPDSLLVPFENRTLKAKVWARRKHMAVPKKLPCPDNCGISLNWHVNSDYADGWSARVTLFNWGANAVEDWFAAVDLGKAGLGYENVYSFNGTRVPPKNQTIFFQGVRGMNFLIGLTNGSNPARDPQVPGKMQSVISFKKHLGSLNIPRGDGFPKRVFFNGEECELPKYFPKKSYGERLSCIRFLPSILLVITTFLVIINDRF; this is encoded by the exons ATGCTCTGCCTCTCTATTTCACTTAAGCTTTTTGATCATCTCTCCTCTTTTTCTCCATTTCCTCTTTCTTGCGTCCTAAGAAACTTAGGAAACACGGTAGAGATGAAGAAGATACGTTACGTTCATTTAAACCTTCTTCTCCTTCTAATACCTTTAATCAACCTTCTTCTGTTTCCGACACCATCTCTGGCTCAAGACTACGGCGAAGATGCTGAGAAGAAAGACACTCCTCCACCAGGTCTCGCCCGTTGCAATGGAGTTTACATGTCTTACAACTCCGGGGGGCGCGAAAAACTATATCCACGTACCAAAAACGTAACGGCTCAAGCCTGGTCGTTCAAAGCAACGGCCATGATCGTCAACACGGGCACTGAAGAGGTCAAAGGTTGGGAGATGTTCGTAGGGTATCGCCATAGAGAGATCATTGTCTCCGCAACAGGAGCTGTCTCATCGGATGGTGACTTTCCGTACGACGCAAGTAATGGGACAACGTTCATCGGTTCTCCCAATACAGATCTAAAGACCTCCATCGAAACGGCTGGAGATTACACTCAGATCTCAACTAATATCGAGATCACCGGAACACTTTTCGGTGGTAGAGGCACGGCTACGCCACTGCCGAGAACGATCAAGCTTGTAAATGATGGATGGGAATGCCCTGCTGCTAATTCTAAAG GTGGTACAATGCAAGTTTGTTGCAAGAGGAACCCAAAGTTTaaagcaaaagaaaagaagaaaaccaAGTTCATGCGTAGACGACATGGCGACCTGAATATAATCTATGATGTTCTTCAAGCTTACACAAGCAACTACATGGCGCAG GTGACTATAGACAACGATAGTCCCTTAGGACGGTTAGACCACTGGAACTTGACATGGGAGTGGATGCGAGGAGAGTTCATACACTCGTTGCGTGGAGCTTACTCAGTTGAGAAAAACCCTTCAGAATGCTTGCACAGCAAGGCAGGACAGTTTTATGGGGATCTTGATTTCTCTCAGGTCGCTACTTGTCAGAAGAAACCGATCATCAAAGACTTACCAGCTGAGCGTAAAGACGATAAACTCCTCGGGAAGTTACCTTTCTGCTGCAAGAATGGAACTCTCTTGCCAGCTCATATGGATTCCTCTAAGTCTAGAGCCATCTTCCAGTTACAG GTGTACAAGGTGCCACCAGATCAGAACAGGACAGCATTCTTTCCTCCTCAGCATTGGAAGATCGACGGTATAGTCAATCCTCAGTACAAGTGCGGAACACCTATAAGAGTCGACGCGACGGGGTTCCCTGACCCGAGCGGTCTCCAAGCAACCACCTACGCATTCGCAAGCTGGCAAGTTGTCTGCAACATAACTAAACCTAAACCAAAAGCTGCTCGTTGCTGCGTCTCTTACTCAGCCTTCTACAACGACTCAGCCATCCCTTGCAACACTTGTGCTTGCGGTTGCGGAGATATCGACACCGACACTTGCAATGCCAACGCAAGACCGCTTCTCCTCCCTCCAGACTCGCTCTTGGTACCGTTTGAAAACAGGACGTTAAAGGCAAAAGTGTGGGCAAGGAGGAAACACATGGCTGTTCCTAAGAAGCTTCCTTGTCCTGACAACTGCGGAATCAGCTTAAACTGGCATGTTAACTCGGACTACGCTGATGGATGGTCGGCGAGGGTGACGTTGTTTAACTGGGGAGCTAATGCAGTGGAGGACTGGTTTGCGGCTGTGGATTTGGGTAAAGCTGGTTTAGGGTATGAGAATGTTTACTCGTTTAATGGGACGAGAGTTCCACCTAAGAACCAGACCATTTTCTTTCAAGGAGTTCGTGGTATGAACTTTTTGATTGGTCTTACCAACGGGTCGAACCCGGCTAGAGACCCACAGGTTCCAGGGAAAATGCAGTCGGTTATATCGTTTAAAAAGCATTTGGGGAGTTTGAATATTCCAAGAGGTGATGGATTCCCTAAGAGAGTTTTCTTTAATGGAGAAGAATGTGAGCTTCCTAAGTATTTTCCGAAAAAGAGTTATGGGGAGAGGTTATCATGTATCAGATTCTTGCCATCGATTCTCCTCGTGATCACAACGTTTCTTGTGATTATTAATGATCGGTTTTAA
- the LOC103834818 gene encoding 60S ribosomal protein L14-2 → MGLLWFLLRPKIENPKVLNYIVRSLHKPRRLRCCSSHFASHLPNLPAAKMVFKRYVEIGRVALVNYGKDHGKLVVIVDVVDQNRALVDAPDMERIQMNFKRLSLTDIVIEINRVPKKKALIEAMEKADVKNKWEKSSWGRKLIVQKRRASLNDFDRFKIMLAKIKKAGVVRQELAKLKKEITA, encoded by the exons ATGGGCCTGTTGTGGTTTTTATTAAGGCCCAAAATAGAAAACCCTAAAGTACTTAACTATATAGTCCGTTCACTACATAAACCTAGACGCTTACGCTGTTGCTCGTCCCACTTCGCTTCCCACCTTCCAAACCTACCGGCGGCTAAAATG GTTTTCAAGAGGTACGTGGAGATAGGGAGAGTTGCTCTTGTCAACTACGGAAAAGACCATGGAAAGCTCGTCGTTATCGTCGACGTTGTTGACCAGAACAGG GCTTTGGTAGATGCCCCTGATATGGAGAGGATCCAGATGAATTTCAAGAGATTGTCTCTTACTGATATCGTTATTGAGATCAACCGAGTGCCGAAGAAGAAGGCTTTGATCGAGGCCATGGAGAAGGCTG ACGTGAAGAACAAGTGGGAGAAGAGCTCATGGGGTAGGAAGCTGATCGTTCAGAAGCGTAGGGCTAGCCTCAATGACTTCGATAGGTTCAAGATCATGTTGGCCAAAATCAAG AAAGCTGGTGTTGTCAGGCAAGAACTTGCAAAGCTCAAGAAGGAGATCACTGCTTGA
- the LOC103834819 gene encoding protein disulfide-isomerase 5-4, with protein sequence MISPRKIKSVDFYRKIPRDLTEASLSGAGLSIVAALSMLLLFGMELSSYLTVSTTTSIIIDRSSDGDFLRMDFNISFPSVSCEFASVDVSDVLGTNRLNVTKTIRKFSIDSNLRPTGSEFHSGEFLSRVNHGDESAEELVEGSVSLGARNFDTFLHQYPISVVNFYAPWCYWCNLLKPSWEKAANQIKERYDPEMDGRVILAKVDCTQEADLCRRNHIQGYPSIRIFRKGSDLRDDNAHHDHESYYGDRDTESLVKMVIGLVEPIHLEPHKLALEDKSGNASKTLKKAPSTGGCRIEGYMRVKKVPGNLMVSARSESHSFDTSQMNMSHVVNHLSFGKRILPEAFSDLKRLAPYLGGSHNRLDDRSFINQHDLGPNVTIEHYLQIVKTEVLKSNGHAMIEEYEYTAHSSVAHTYYLPVAKFHFELSAMQVLITENSKSFSHFITNVCAIIGGVFTVAGILDSILHQTMTLMKKIELGKNF encoded by the exons ATGATCTCCCCGCGCAAGATCAAATCCGTTGATTTCTACAG GAAAATCCCGAGGGATTTGACAGAGGCGAGTCTCTCCGGAGCTGGATTGTCCATTGTAGCAGCTCTCTCTATGCTACTCTTATTTGGAATG GAATTGAGTAGTTATTTGACTGTCAGCACAACGACGTCCATCATTATTGACAGGAGCTCTGATGGAGACTTCTTGCGCATGGATTTTAACATAAG CTTCCCGTCAGTTTCATGTGAATTCGCATCTGTGGATGTCAGTGACGTCTTAGGAACT AACAGGCTAAATGTAACAAAGACAATTCGGAAGTTTTCTATTGACTCGAATTTGAGACCCACTGGTTCTGAGTTTCACTCCGGAGAATTTTTATCGCGAGTTAATCATGGAGATGAATCTGCTGAAGAATTAGTTGAAGGTTCTGTATCACTTGGTGCCCGCAACTTTGACACATTTTTACATCA GTATCCAATCTCGGTTGTTAATTTCTATGCTCCTTGGTGCTATTGGTGTAATCTCCTG AAACCATCATGGGAGAAAGCAGCAAACCAAATAAAAGAGAG ATATGATCCAGAAATGGACGGTCGTGTTATTTTGGCAAAAGTTGACTGCACTCAGGAAGCTGATCTCTGTCGGAG GAATCACATACAAGGGTATCCATCCATTCGGATTTTCCGCAAAGGCAGTGATCTTCG GGATGACAATGCGCACCACGATCATGAATCGTACTATGGAGATCGCGATACAGAAAGCTTAGTGAAG ATGGTGATAGGTCTGGTTGAACCAATCCATCTAGAGCCTCACAAACTAGCATTAGAGGACAAATCAGGCAATGCATCGAAAACACTAAAGAAGGCACCTTCCACAGGAGGATGTCGAATTGAAGGATACATGCGTGTAAAGAAG GTTCCAGGCAACCTAATGGTTTCAGCTCGCTCGGAATCTCATTCATTTGATACTTCTCAGATGAATATGTCCCATGTCGTTAACCATCTTTCATTTGGAAAGAGGATTTTGCCTGAAGCATTTTCTGATTTAAAGCGCTTGGCACCGTATCTCGGCGGAAGTCACAACCGTTTGGACGACCGCTCCTTCATAAACCAACATGATCTTGGCCCTAATGTTACC ATCGAGCATTATCTTCAAATAGTAAAGACAGAGGTATTGAAAAGCAATGGTCATGCAATGATTGAGGAGTATGAGTACACAGCACATAGCAGCGTTGCCCATACTTACTATTTACCAGTCGCCAAGTTTCACTTTGAGCTCTCAGCGATGCAG GTTCTCATTACTGAAAACTCCAAATCTTTCTCACACTTCATTACCAACGTATGCGCCATTATCGGTGGTGTCTTCACG GTTGCAGGAATCTTGGATTCTATTCTCCACCAGACGATGACACTGATGAAAAAGATTGAACTTGGTAAAAACTTTTGA